Proteins encoded by one window of Prevotella nigrescens:
- the aroC gene encoding chorismate synthase has product MPNAFGTLYTLTTFGESHGVAIGGIVDGMPPGIDIDHDFIQDELDRRKPGQNKITTRRRETDKVELLSGIFEGKSTGAPIGFMVRNENQQSKDYENISMLFRPSHADYTYYKKYGIRDYRGGGRASARITIARVVAGALAKLVLRKYNITIQAYTSQVGNIALDKDYNKYDLSQTELHPIRCPDKEKAKEMEKLILKVKSEGDTIGGIITCVVKGCPIGLGDPEFGKLHAQLGAAMLSINAAKGFEYGEGFDGSSWRGSEQNDRFTQRTEKEKSRIAIQTNHSGGIQGGISNGEDIYFRVAFKPVATLLMEQKTVDFDGNEQMITVQGRHDPCVLPRAVPIVEAMTAMTILDAILVNNSRRI; this is encoded by the coding sequence ATGCCTAATGCGTTTGGAACACTTTACACACTAACAACCTTTGGCGAAAGCCACGGGGTTGCTATAGGAGGCATAGTAGACGGTATGCCACCCGGCATAGATATTGACCACGATTTTATTCAGGACGAGCTGGATAGACGCAAGCCAGGACAAAACAAAATAACTACCAGAAGGAGAGAAACCGACAAGGTGGAGCTGCTAAGTGGTATTTTCGAAGGAAAATCTACAGGTGCACCTATTGGCTTTATGGTCAGAAATGAAAATCAACAATCCAAAGATTACGAAAACATAAGCATGCTCTTCAGACCGTCACACGCTGATTACACTTACTATAAAAAGTATGGCATACGCGACTATAGAGGTGGCGGGCGGGCCTCGGCACGCATTACAATCGCAAGAGTAGTGGCTGGAGCATTGGCAAAACTTGTGCTTCGAAAATACAATATAACCATTCAGGCCTATACTTCCCAGGTGGGTAACATCGCATTGGACAAGGATTACAATAAGTACGACCTGTCGCAAACTGAACTACACCCCATTAGATGCCCAGATAAAGAGAAAGCTAAGGAAATGGAAAAGCTCATCTTGAAAGTGAAAAGCGAGGGCGATACCATAGGAGGGATTATTACTTGCGTGGTGAAAGGATGCCCAATAGGATTAGGCGATCCAGAATTTGGCAAACTTCATGCACAACTCGGTGCTGCAATGCTAAGCATAAATGCAGCAAAAGGATTTGAATATGGAGAAGGATTTGATGGAAGCTCGTGGCGAGGAAGCGAACAAAACGACCGTTTCACACAAAGAACAGAAAAAGAAAAAAGCAGAATTGCAATACAAACAAACCACAGCGGAGGAATACAAGGAGGTATAAGCAATGGAGAAGACATATACTTCAGAGTGGCTTTTAAACCTGTAGCAACCTTGCTGATGGAACAAAAAACTGTAGACTTTGATGGGAACGAACAGATGATAACGGTCCAAGGGAGGCACGATCCTTGTGTTCTTCCGCGAGCAGTACCTATTGTTGAAGCTATGACAGCCATGACAATATTGGACGCTATATTAGTCAATAATTCCAGAAGAATATAA
- a CDS encoding peptidylprolyl isomerase, with translation MENKTHRFISAKYELYSMEYGNEVLIEKTEENRPLTFYTGCEMALPQFEEIAIKTPAGQDFSFDLAKGQAYGDYNEENVLDLDKEVFSQGGEFDSSNVYIGATIPLQNQEGQRFIARVMDITEDKVKVDFNHPLAGKELKFKGHVIENREATEEEVKEFFEKLNNHHCGGNCGCHKGEGDGNNQCSCHGSDESNGEGCCCCNN, from the coding sequence ATGGAAAATAAAACACATAGATTCATTTCTGCAAAATACGAACTATACAGTATGGAATACGGAAACGAAGTTTTGATAGAGAAAACGGAAGAAAACCGTCCGCTAACATTCTATACAGGGTGCGAAATGGCACTACCCCAATTCGAAGAAATTGCAATAAAAACACCAGCAGGACAAGATTTCTCATTCGATTTAGCCAAAGGACAAGCCTATGGAGACTATAACGAAGAGAACGTGTTAGACCTTGACAAAGAAGTATTTTCACAAGGAGGAGAATTCGATAGTAGTAACGTCTATATCGGAGCAACCATTCCTTTGCAGAACCAAGAGGGACAACGCTTTATCGCTCGTGTAATGGATATAACTGAAGACAAGGTAAAAGTTGACTTCAACCACCCATTGGCAGGTAAAGAACTGAAGTTTAAAGGACACGTGATAGAGAACCGTGAGGCTACCGAAGAGGAAGTAAAGGAGTTCTTTGAGAAACTTAACAATCACCATTGTGGCGGAAATTGTGGTTGCCACAAAGGGGAAGGAGATGGAAACAACCAATGCAGTTGTCACGGAAGCGACGAAAGCAATGGTGAAGGCTGCTGTTGTTGCAACAACTAA
- a CDS encoding right-handed parallel beta-helix repeat-containing protein has translation MKHSYFFAVGISLLFAAAPLQAKVYHVSIKSTGDGSSWEKAMGSLDDALAKATSGDEIWIAAGTYKPTQLIKSSKKNSRHFPLKDGVSLYGGFAGTEKSKEERMKVEDGEAYDYVNTTILSADDDVPDEWVREANPENPYMYGWKVDNNIIPGTANNANHILYKKEELTAPITIDGLTLKGANAMVYNVQCSGGAIYAVGDVTITNCRFIENSCYFTAEGNKYADGAAVYLTGKGNAKISDCYFERTYAHSPNTQARGGAVYAENAEISNCFFLDCVALDAGGAIYNVKGTVTDCNFEGCYAREGGAIYSTGLLHDNEIVSSRALVGGGIYNLGTAINNVVANCFADYTLLGDDKGGAGGGVYNKGTFVGGLVYNCTSFHGGGIFADGGKIINCTVQNNKSRKATTSTNIDYSTYTDEEKDVINTISATTVAKSNFVAPTTFEGFTVDEKGIGDILFASWELQQGSEFIDKGTPISIENYTKDIYGNNRIMGKSIDIGASEFNPATSVTPIESNTEVSKCCYYTLDGRYMGNIRPALPGIYIMKTIDKDMSINVKKVFVK, from the coding sequence TCGTGGGAAAAAGCTATGGGAAGTTTAGACGATGCCTTGGCAAAAGCAACTTCGGGCGACGAGATTTGGATTGCAGCAGGCACCTATAAGCCTACGCAACTCATTAAATCATCGAAGAAAAACTCACGCCACTTTCCATTAAAAGATGGCGTATCGCTCTATGGCGGCTTTGCCGGTACAGAGAAAAGCAAGGAAGAACGCATGAAAGTAGAAGATGGAGAAGCCTACGATTATGTGAATACGACAATACTAAGTGCCGATGATGATGTGCCCGATGAATGGGTGAGAGAGGCTAATCCCGAGAATCCCTACATGTATGGGTGGAAGGTTGATAACAACATAATACCAGGAACGGCGAATAATGCCAACCATATATTATATAAAAAAGAGGAACTGACGGCTCCGATAACGATTGACGGACTTACTTTGAAAGGGGCAAACGCCATGGTATATAACGTGCAATGTTCGGGTGGAGCTATCTATGCTGTGGGTGATGTTACCATTACCAACTGTCGATTTATAGAAAACTCTTGTTACTTTACTGCCGAAGGAAACAAGTATGCCGATGGTGCTGCAGTCTACTTAACAGGTAAAGGCAATGCAAAAATCTCTGATTGCTATTTCGAACGTACCTATGCACATTCGCCAAACACACAAGCTCGAGGTGGAGCAGTATATGCCGAGAACGCCGAAATAAGCAATTGTTTCTTCTTGGATTGCGTCGCTTTAGATGCAGGTGGTGCTATATATAATGTGAAAGGCACAGTGACAGATTGCAATTTCGAAGGTTGCTATGCTCGTGAGGGCGGTGCTATCTATTCAACGGGCTTATTACATGATAACGAAATAGTAAGTTCGCGTGCCCTTGTTGGTGGAGGAATTTACAATTTGGGTACTGCAATCAATAACGTTGTGGCAAATTGCTTTGCCGATTATACCTTGTTAGGCGATGACAAAGGCGGTGCTGGTGGTGGAGTGTATAATAAAGGTACTTTTGTAGGGGGGCTTGTTTACAATTGTACATCGTTTCATGGAGGTGGAATATTTGCCGATGGTGGTAAAATCATAAACTGTACGGTGCAAAATAACAAGTCGCGCAAGGCTACTACCAGCACTAATATAGACTATTCTACCTATACCGACGAAGAAAAAGATGTAATAAATACTATCAGTGCTACCACTGTTGCCAAGTCGAACTTTGTGGCTCCAACAACATTCGAAGGCTTTACTGTCGATGAAAAAGGTATTGGCGATATTCTGTTTGCCAGCTGGGAATTACAGCAGGGCAGCGAATTCATAGACAAAGGTACGCCTATTAGCATTGAGAACTACACAAAAGACATTTACGGCAACAACCGCATAATGGGCAAAAGCATTGACATTGGAGCTTCAGAGTTCAATCCTGCCACGTCTGTAACGCCTATTGAATCGAATACAGAAGTATCTAAATGCTGCTATTATACACTTGATGGGCGGTATATGGGCAATATTCGTCCAGCATTGCCAGGCATTTATATTATGAAGACAATAGATAAGGATATGTCTATAAATGTAAAAAAGGTATTTGTAAAATAA